The DNA window ACTGGGTTTCTGTAGTCGGTCACTTGAGTGGGACTTCTTTCAGGACTCCTGATTTCAAACGTGTTATGCCCGTCAATCAGTTTGAGTATAACAGATCAAGCTATGCGTCGTGTGTTACTTAGCTCTTAGAAAATTATCGAATGTAAAAAATTCCAactttatgttttcttaaatccAAATTTAAGAGTGTtcctatttgaaattattcaacataattCCCTTTTACACGTTGTTATAATAATCAGAATTCCTCTAAACTCTAGCTTTACCAAAGATAACTGTCTGTCGCAACTCATTCAATACTGTATGCTGTACAACTAAACCACAATAAAGTGCAATTACAAAATGCACACGAATTCAAAGTTTAATTCAACAGCTGTTTTCTAATTTGACACATGTTGTACACTTCTTTCGTCAAATGACATAAATTTCAGTCAAATTAAATTCgtacaaaattattttcattcaatattcTGCGTCATTTCATTGTCAGATCCATCGAATAACTAAATTTATGTCGCAGATTTCCTCCTTATTCATCAGACGATCAGTGCATACCTTTACATCGTCCTCGTCCTCTCCTTCCCATCGATCCGATGGTTTGTTCTTAAAATCCTCAGGTTCGAAGTCTTCTGCGTCtacaaacaaaaagaaaatatttaaattgtctAAAAACATCTAAAAACACgatcataattttcataaaatcgCCACATGAGTACCCCATGCGTCCGACATTTTGGATGGTTATGAATCTCGCTCAAACGAGAATATAATTaactaatatttttcattttatgataaattcattttgattcgtttattttaaaacttagaGATTCGTTCACTTTTAATTAGGCCTAGTCCcacttttccaaaaaaaattttttttttcttttggattttttttttttttggctagcATGGTCAGACTAAACTATTCCGAAATAGAGATCTAATTTTCAAGCTATTCCGAGAAACAATTATTAAATCTCATTCTACAATTGGTCAATTGACAATGTGAAAAACAAGATATTTTACCGATATTATAAACATTTCTAAAGAAGAAATAGTATCCCTGAAGTTGATAAGATGTATCACCGGATATTTTCCTTCCAccaatttattttcagttttattgACTCAACAACCTGTTGTTTACACATGGCTGACAGTAAAATGTCTGTGTGGTATGTTCAGTGTAACTTCACAGATTGAGATCAGAATCTAGTGAAAAAATCAGAAAGATGTCTAGCAGAAAAATGCCAACTGGAGCCAAACCTAAACAGGTAAGTACATTCTACCATCTTACGCTTTCCTGgcgtttatttattttattttattttttaggaatttgatattttacttgtcaggaaaaaataattaaaatatctaaatcgttaaaaaaagcaaggaaaacgtcagatatttcggactacaCCCTACctagttttgtttttatgttatCGCAAGGAATCACTGTGGTTAAGcagtaaaataattttattgattgaATATTTGCTGTTTTGATTCCTGTCTGGACCCTTTAATGTCACAAATTGAGACTATACTCTAGTCTGTCCctagatatttatgcagcatatttggcagatttttaataaaaatacacatacctgtgaaaaaaaatatataattgaaatCGATAAAGGGAAAATATTCATTGacttattatcattttcaccAAGAAAAATTCACAAGAACAAAAACAGATTGTTTACAgggatttataatgggaaatatttacttattttcttcatttggaaCTCACTCgtaatacctcgcacaattttttcaacgttatccaggtctgctgcaaaaaaaaattccagtatACATCACCTTTTTTAGcagtgtattgaaacctgataagctaaagGGGGCATTTCAACAAAGAaatctcgaaatttttcatacttttgaatgaacattatttgaatcctgaggtatttataaatatcaagtaatcaagcaaattaaatgcaaataaaggATATCTTCGGGACAGATTATAGACGGAGATGAATGTCATAGAATTAacaattgaattttttacatGATGACTTGTATTGTTTTTCTTGACGTAGCTGACTCATCATCTTGACATACGCTATCGAATAAACCTGAGCATGAAAGCTGATctgataacatttttgaaacaataattaaaatggCATAAATACAGGAAcattagctgcagaactgtagctctccgggaaaaaaaatattgacagatcggagagctacagggccacccattgaaaaaattgtatatttattgggcagaaaaacgtgcgctagttttcgactgatttaccttatttatacgcaaattctgtgaaaacaattaaataccattaaattcttcatgcaatttactactgatatcgtctgtTCACTTGCCTcagatagtcttttaaacaccatcaccagtcccgtaaattcatgtggtgcactttgtttacatgtaaaaatggcaactctcgatctcgatgttaattcaacatacttgattttccgaggtcggtagcgtgtttcgATGAAAGTCTTGACCACATACCTGATCTTAAATGATTATTTCCAAGAATAGAAATCATTTAGATGGCATTGCGAATAATTCCTTAATGTACCTGTAGGCTGGTTCACAGACAAGAGGTTCCAGTCAAGCAGTTGTTCCCCGGGGTAGGGGTGCAGGGCGAGGCACAGGAAGGGGCGCAGGAAGTAAGGCCGTGGTTCCTATGGGAAGTCGACAGATAGCTATGACGAAGGATTCAGAGGGAATGCTTGTTCCTGAAGGTGTGCCTTCTTTAtgctaaaattttgttttaaaattattacaaaaattttattatacattaAACCCTTGACTGTTGTATGAACATGTATTAGTGAGAATAGAATAAAAAGTTATGGGATTCAACATTGTTTAGTAGAAAtggaaaataattaattaataacgcATTTTTGCATTCTATTAAATTCTCTGGTATAATTTGGTTTTGAGAATTggattatttttactttatttaggaTATACAATGAGAAAAATTGAGCCAGCCAAGAACTATGATGTTGTGTCCTTTGCTCGAGCAATGAATGAGGACTTCGCTCCTCGTCTGAAAAAACTCTTTGATCCGGAAACAGAAGCAGCGCTGGAAGCCCAGAGAACAGGTAAATACCAGGTAACAGAGAACAGTTAACGACCAATCAACGAAAAACAGGTAACGATCAATCAACAGAGAACAGGCAACGACCAATCAACGCAGAACAGGTAACGATCAATCAACAGAGAACAGGCAACGACCAATCAACGCAGAACAGGTAACGATCAATCAACAGAGAACAGGCAACGACCAATCAACGCAGAACAGGTAACGATCAATCAACAGAGAACAGGTAACGACCAATCAACAGAGAACAGGTAACGATCAATCAACAGAGAACAGGTAACGACCAATCAACAGAGAACAGGTAACGATCAATCAACAGAGAACAGGTAACGATCAATCAACAGAGAACAGGTAACGATCAATCAACAGAGAACAGGTAACGACCAATAAACAGGTAACTACCAATCAACAGAGAACAGGTAACGACCAATAAACAGGCAACAACCAATCAACAGAGAACAGGTAACGACCAATCAACAGAGAACAGGTAACGATCAATCAACAGAGAACAGGTAACGACCAATTAACAGAGAACAGGTAACAACCAATTAACAGAGAACAGGTAACGACCAATTAACATAGAACAGGTAACAACCAATCAACAGAGAACAGGTAACGACCAATCAACAGAGAACAGGTAACGACCAATTAACATAGAACAGGTAACAACCAATTAACATAGAACAGGTAACAACCAATCAACAGAGAACAGGTAACGACCAATTAACATAGAACAGGTAACAACCAATCAACAGAGAACAGGTAACAACCAATCAACAACTGAAAAACATCCTAAATGAAAAGTTAGTCATAGACTGTCGTGTCAGACGCGTTTTTAATTGAGACTATAATCTATGCGGAAAATTTCGTAGTTTTCCATTGTATCGGGATCGGTatacgggacatactaaagacctgaaatactaaagacctgaataacatgaacttttatataaatgatgtatttgaatttctatgtgctgcgtcaaataaaatgactttgtgtgtgAATTTATTATATTGCCATGTGCTTTGTGGtagaaaattatcatgaaatgacatccatatcattttttacgcaaaaatatgaaaaaaaaacggaAAATTTGTATGGACCTGAAAATTTGTGCTaacctgatttattttttaattcttttgaaataacaaTGATTATCTTTATAAACTGTAGTGTagataagatttataattccatttaggtaaaaaattatcaaactctattcttaataataatagtaacATGTTAAAATTCCCAATTGGTGTGTTGaaaatatagtacatgtaattaaaattaaaatctacatttaaaattagtacaaccaactcgttattttctttgtggtgtgtttttatgtaaacaaccaatgatgattcatacaacaattatatttttgcggcccatttgacgcttgcatcaatattatttcttgttcttaATGAATTAAATACTACTATATTTGCAAGTCTCTTGGTATATTGAGCGAACTGGTTATAAAGCAGGGTGTACTGTTATTTTACAGGCATTTACATCGGGTGGAGATGTCCAGAGTTCAAGCATGACTGTCAGCGAGTCAACAAAATGTCTAAGTGTTTTTGTGGACACTTGCTGGGGGAACATGATAATTACACAGGTAATTACCATTTGACAAATAGgaggaaaataaaacaatatacttaTTTGATGATTGTATAATTTACTCTTTGGTAAGTAATATCCCTAGAAGCAGCATACAGTCATAGAGTTAAGAGTCTGCTGTATCTTTCTTTAATCAAAATGAATgtacaatttatttcaaatccAGGATGCAATATTGAGTCAATCTGATTCTGTTACAGGTAAGAGTATCCGCGTTCCATGTAAGCAGGGAGGCTGTAAGTGTAAAGCCTTCGCCTGGATTCCCTCCAGACCGGAGGATGTCGGGGAGTTTTGGTTCCAGAGGAG is part of the Crassostrea angulata isolate pt1a10 chromosome 3, ASM2561291v2, whole genome shotgun sequence genome and encodes:
- the LOC128176744 gene encoding protein FAM221B-like yields the protein MSSRKMPTGAKPKQAGSQTRGSSQAVVPRGRGAGRGTGRGAGSKAVVPMGSRQIAMTKDSEGMLVPEGYTMRKIEPAKNYDVVSFARAMNEDFAPRLKKLFDPETEAALEAQRTGIYIGWRCPEFKHDCQRVNKMSKCFCGHLLGEHDNYTGKSIRVPCKQGGCKCKAFAWIPSRPEDVGEFWFQRRRDFDPSTWRAKCRCKHTHEEHDPVMRRCKTRGCGCGLFDSNFLCAACDKHWEQHETFFETEDERRQNGLPVGEMYIPFAEMPNLRNIALTGDEYDDTAYLALTQGEGSIPQSNRPVGNEAPVNFGGGPKSGFKPVYD